In Humulus lupulus chromosome 6, drHumLupu1.1, whole genome shotgun sequence, a single genomic region encodes these proteins:
- the LOC133784789 gene encoding F-box protein SKIP23-like yields the protein MELSPAVISVRLSESHTPDWSSLPEHLLDQVFGNLETVKQCLQFNGVCKCWHSVAKDNQRKLVELSLHNVPMLLVPNKHKEDDNKDEWSVYDVLSDKFLISNLLLPPYDHSFGGSSQGWLLTLDDNLALTLYKPFVGIGNNDVIHLPPISSTPMDKGLLAGIAEYRQYYVMKMSIHTPDPIANPKDLIIAVIFGQYKLAYIRPLKQLTWSQIDLQSPFDDLVYHKNKFYAITLTSQLASFDVDNNVNFFADSTIPDDDYGCYEPIIGRSSCYKRYLVESLGGDLLHVKRYERFTRVFYDRVTVKFKIYKWSSEKWIEIKSIGDSALFLGDNTSVCVLASNFVGCEKDSIYFIHDKDTTDYAHKGQMDLGVYNIQTRVCSRRGFNFDAATIVKTPGRQPIRVLPTLSI from the exons ATGGAACTCTCCCCTGCCGTCATCAGTGTGCGCCTAAGTGAAAGTCATACACCAG ATTGGTCGAGTTTACCGGAACATCTTTTGGACCAAGTTTTTGGTAATTTGGAAACAGTAAAACAATGTTTGCAATTCAATGGTGTTTGTAAGTGTTGGCACAGTGTGGCAAAGGATAACCAAAGGAAACTTGTGGAATTAAGTCTTCACAATGTACCAATGTTGTTGGTTCCTAACAAACACAAAGAAGATGATAATAAGGATGAATGGAGTGTGTATGATGTGTTGTCAGACAAGTTcttaatctcaaatttattactTCCTCCATATGATCATTCTTTTGGTGGCTCTTCACAAGGATGGTTACTTACCCTTGATGACAATTTAGCTTTAACACTCTATAAACCCTTTGTTGGAATTGGTAATAATGATGTTATTCACCTTCCTCCAATATCATCAACTCCCATGGATAAGGGACTATTGGCAGGGATTGCCGAATATCGTCAATATTATGTTATGAAGATGTCTATACACACTCCTGATCCAATAGCCAACCCTAAAGATTTAATCATTGCAGTCATATTTGGACAATACAAGTTGGCTTATATCAGGCCACTCAAACAACTTACTTGGTCTCAAATTGATTTACAGTCACCCTTTGATGATCTTGTGTATCACAAGAACAAATTTTACGCCATAACTCTTACTAGCCAACTTGCATCTTTCGATGTCGACAACAATGTCAATTTTTTTGCCGATTCTACTATTCCAGACGATGATTATGGCTGTTATGAACCAATAATAGGAAGAAGTTCTTGTTACAAGAGATACTTGGTAGAATCATTAGGAGGAGATCTTCTGCATGTTAAAAGGTACGAAAGGTTCACTCGtgttttttatgaccgtgtaactgttaagtttaaaatttacaaGTGGAGTTCGGAGAAATGGATTGAGATAAAAAGCATAGGCGATAGTGCTTTGTTTTTGGGTGATAACACATCAGTGTGTGTGTTGGCATCAAACTTTGTTGGTTGTGAGAAGGACTCCATATATTTCATTCATGACAAAGATACCACTGACTATGCACATAAAGGTCAAATGGATCTTGGTGTGTACAATATTCAAACAAGAGTTTGTAGTCGAAGGGGTTTCAATTTTGATGCAGCAACCATTGTCAAAACTCCTGGTCGCCAACCAATTAGGGTTTTACCTACTTTATCTATAtag
- the LOC133784788 gene encoding F-box protein SKIP23-like: MELSPAGINVRLSESHTPDWSSLPEHLLDQVFGNLETVKQCLQFSGVCKYWYSVAKDNQRKLVELSLHNVPMLLVPNKHKEDDNKDEWSVYDVLSDKFLISNLLLPPYDHSFGGSSQGWLLTLDDNLALTLYKPFVGIGNNDVIHLPPISSTPMDKGLLEGIAEYRQYYVMKMSIHTSDPIANPKDLIIAVIFGQYKLAYIRPLKQLTWSQIDLQSPFDDLVYHKNKFYAITLTSQLASFDVDNNVNFFADSTIPDDDYGCYEPIIGRSSCYKRYLV, encoded by the exons ATGGAACTCTCCCCTGCCGGCATCAATGTGCGCTTAAGTGAAAGTCACACACCAG ATTGGTCGAGTTTACCGGAACATCTTTTGGACCAAGTTTTTGGTAATTTGGAAACAGTAAAACAATGTTTGCAATTCAGTGGTGTTTGTAAGTATTGGTACAGTGTGGCAAAGGATAACCAAAGAAAACTTGTGGAACTGAGTCTTCACAATGTACCAATGTTGTTGGTTCCTAATAAACACAAAGAAGATGATAATAAGGATGAATGGAGTGTGTATGATGTGTTGTCAGATAAGTTcttaatctcaaatttattactTCCTCCATATGATCATTCTTTTGGTGGCTCTTCACAAGGATGGTTACTTACCCTTGATGACAATTTAGCTTTAACACTCTATAAACCCTTTGTTGGAATTGGTAATAATGATGTTATTCACCTTCCTCCAATATCATCAACTCCCATGGATAAGGGACTATTGGAAGGGATTGCCGAATATCGTCAATACTATGTTATGAAGATGTCAATACACACTTCCGATCCAATAGCCAACCCTAAAGATTTAATCATTGCAGTCATATTTGGACAATACAAGTTGGCTTATATCAGGCCACTCAAACAACTTACTTGGTCTCAAATTGATTTACAGTCACCCTTTGATGATCTTGTGTATCACAAGAACAAATTTTACGCCATAACTCTTACTAGCCAACTTGCATCTTTCGATGTCGACAACAATGTCAATTTTTTTGCCGATTCTACTATTCCAGACGATGATTATGGCTGTTATGAACCAATAATAGGAAGAAGTTCTTGTTACAAGAGATACTTGGTATAA